GGTGGCTGAGGGTTCCACACCAGGCAACGTGAAGCTAACACAGATGGTCAAAGAGGCGCATGAACACCATTTGCAGGTGCATCCGTTTACCGTACGTGCCGATCAGCTTCCGCCGTATGTCAGTGATGTCAATCAACTGTATGAAGTGCTGTACCGGCAGGCGGATGTCGATGGCTTGTTTACTGACTTCCCGGATAAAGCGGTGCAGTTTTTAAAAGATAAGCCGCAGTAGGAAAAGCGGCTTCGCCAGATGGCGCTGCCGTTTCTCAGGCAATGCCGTCAACAAAAAAGGGCCGTATGGCCCTTTTTTACATCTCAATCTCAATATCGCCTTTCGCCCGGCAGCAGCAGGGCAAAATTTCCCCTTCGTTAACGAAGGCCAGCGGCTCGGCAATCCAGTCAACCTGGCCTGCGACCAGACGGCAGCGGCAGGAACCGCAGTAGCCTGCGCGACACTGGTACTCAACTTCCACCTGCTGTGACTCAAGCGCCACCAGCAGGGAAGGGTGCTCATCCCGGCACAGCACCTCGGTGCCGGAAAGGCGCAGCGTTACGCGGCTCATCAGAGCTGGAAGCTGCTCAGATCGTCGGTATCGACTTCAGAATCGATCTGACCGACCAGGTAGGAGCTGACTTCCACTTCCTGCGGTGCCACCTGCACGTTATCGGAAACCAGCCAGGTGTTGATCCACGGAATCGGATTTGAACGTGTCTGGAACGGCAGATCGAGGCCAACCGCCTGCATGCGGATGTTGGTGATGTACTCGACGTACTGGCAGAGAATGTCTTTGTTCAGGCCGATCATCGAACCGCCCTGGAACAGATATTCCGCCCACTCTTTTTCCTGCAATGCCGCCTGCACGAACAGGTCGTAGCACGCCTGTTTGCACTCTTCGGCAATCTCCGCCATTTCCGGATCGTCAGCGCCAGAACGCAGCAGGTTCAGCATATGCTGAGTGCCGGTCAGGTGCAGCGCTTCATCGCGGGCAATCAGGCGGATGATTTTGGCATTGCCTTCCATCAATTCGCGCTCGGCAAAGGCAAAGGAGCAGGCGAAGCTGACATAGAAGCGAATCGCTTCCAGCGCATTTACGCTCATCAGGCACAGGTAGAGTTTCTTTTTCAGCTCGCGCAGGTTCACGGTAACGGTTTTGCCGTTCACGGTGTGTGTGCCTTCGCCCAGTAGATGCCAGTAGCTGGTCATCTCAATCAGGTCATCATAGAAATGCGAGATGCCTTCCGCACGCTTGAGGATCTGCTCGTTGGTGACGATATCGTCAAACACCACCGCCGGATCGTTAACGATGTTACGGATGATGTGGGTGTAAGAGCGCGAGTGGATGGTTTCGGAAAACGCCCACGTCTCGACCCAGGTTTCCAGCTCCGGAATGGAGATCAGCGGCAGCAGCGCGACGTTCGGGCTGCGGCCCTGGATGGAATCCAGCAGCGTCTG
The Kosakonia oryzae genome window above contains:
- the nrdB gene encoding class Ia ribonucleoside-diphosphate reductase subunit beta, which codes for MAYTTFSQTKNNQLLEPMFFGQPVNVARYDQQKYDIFEKLIEKQLSFFWRPEEVDVSRDRIDFQALPEHEKHIFISNLKYQTLLDSIQGRSPNVALLPLISIPELETWVETWAFSETIHSRSYTHIIRNIVNDPAVVFDDIVTNEQILKRAEGISHFYDDLIEMTSYWHLLGEGTHTVNGKTVTVNLRELKKKLYLCLMSVNALEAIRFYVSFACSFAFAERELMEGNAKIIRLIARDEALHLTGTQHMLNLLRSGADDPEMAEIAEECKQACYDLFVQAALQEKEWAEYLFQGGSMIGLNKDILCQYVEYITNIRMQAVGLDLPFQTRSNPIPWINTWLVSDNVQVAPQEVEVSSYLVGQIDSEVDTDDLSSFQL
- the yfaE gene encoding class I ribonucleotide reductase maintenance protein YfaE: MSRVTLRLSGTEVLCRDEHPSLLVALESQQVEVEYQCRAGYCGSCRCRLVAGQVDWIAEPLAFVNEGEILPCCCRAKGDIEIEM